One genomic region from Xenopus laevis strain J_2021 chromosome 2L, Xenopus_laevis_v10.1, whole genome shotgun sequence encodes:
- the vps36.L gene encoding vacuolar protein-sorting-associated protein 36 — translation MDRFSWCTGLLDIDETLVIQQRGVRLSDGEEKTKFDSGTLLLTTHRLIWRDQKNHDFCIAFPLSQIVFTEEQAGGIGKSAKIVVHLHPATPNKEPGPYQTSRYSYVKLSFREHGQIEFQRRLAEELTQRRWERLSASASPSMQMNKGPQTGRIKAVGIVGIERKLEEKRKETDKNISEAFEDLSKLMEKAKEMVELSKSIATKIKDKQGDISEDETIRFKSYLLSMGIANPVTRETHGSGTHYHMQLAKQLATMLQAPLEERGGIMSLTEVYCLVNRARGMELLSPEDLVNACKMLESLKLPIRLRVFDSGVMVIEHQSHNEEEMVASALETVSEKGSLTSEEFAKIVGMSVLLAKERLLLAENMGHLCRDDSVEGLRFYPNLFLTQS, via the exons ATGGATCGCTTCTCATGGTGCACCGGGCTGCTGGATATAGATGAGACTCTGGTGATCCAGCAGCGCGGGGTGCGACTGTCAGACGGAGAAGAGAAG ACCAAGTTTGATTCAGGGACGCTTCTTTTAACGACTCACAGACTAATCTGGCGAgatcaaaaaaatcat GATTTCTGCATTGCATTTCCTCTGTCCCAGATCGTTTTCACTGAAGAACAGGCGGGAGGTATTGGAAAAAG TGCTAAAATAGTTGTTCATCTCCATCCTGCAACTCCTAACAAGGAGCCTGGGCCTTACCAAACTAGTCGCTACTCCTACGTCAAGCTGTCCTTCAGAGAGCATGGTCAGATAGAG TTCCAACGACGATTGGCAGAGGAGCTAACACAAAGAAGATGGGAGCGTTTATCAGCATCAGCATCACCATCTATGCAAATGAACAAAGGCCCACAG ACTGGGAGAATCAAGGCAGTGGGAATTGTTGGCATAGAGAGGAAACtggaagaaaaaagaaaggagaCTGACAAAAACATTTCCGAG GCCTTTGAAGACCTCAGCAAGTTGATGGAAAAG GCAAAGGAAATGGTGGAGCTGTCTAAATCAATAGCTACCAAGATTAAAGATAAACAAGGGGACATTTCAGAGGACGAG ACAATTCGGTTTAAGTCGTATTTGCTGAGCATGGGAATAGCCAATCCAGTCACACGGGAAACTCATGGATCTGGCACGCACTATCATATGCAACTGGCAAAGCAGCTGGCGACAATGTTACAGGCTCCATTGGAG GAGCGAGGGGGCATAATGTCCCTAACAGAAGTTTACTGCTTAGTTAATCGCGCCAGAGGAATGGAG TTGCTGTCACCAGAGGATTTGGTCAATGCCTGCAAAATGCTGGAATCTCTTAAACTCCCAATAAG GCTTCGTGTGTTTGATAGCGGAGTTATGGTGATCGAACACCAGTCCCATAATGAAGAGGAAATGGTGGCTTCTGCTTTAGAAACG GTTTCAGAAAAAGGCTCACTTACCTCTGAAGAATTTGCCAAGATTGTTGGAATGTCAGTTCTTCTGGCCAAAGAGAG GCTGCTTCTTGCAGAAAACATGGGACACCTTTGTAGAGATGACTCGGTAGAAGGCTTGCGCTTTTATCCAAACCTGTTTTTGACACAGAGTTAG
- the vps36.L gene encoding vacuolar protein-sorting-associated protein 36 isoform X1, with protein MDRFSWCTGLLDIDETLVIQQRGVRLSDGEEKDFCIAFPLSQIVFTEEQAGGIGKSAKIVVHLHPATPNKEPGPYQTSRYSYVKLSFREHGQIEFQRRLAEELTQRRWERLSASASPSMQMNKGPQTGRIKAVGIVGIERKLEEKRKETDKNISEAFEDLSKLMEKAKEMVELSKSIATKIKDKQGDISEDETIRFKSYLLSMGIANPVTRETHGSGTHYHMQLAKQLATMLQAPLEERGGIMSLTEVYCLVNRARGMELLSPEDLVNACKMLESLKLPIRLRVFDSGVMVIEHQSHNEEEMVASALETVSEKGSLTSEEFAKIVGMSVLLAKERLLLAENMGHLCRDDSVEGLRFYPNLFLTQS; from the exons ATGGATCGCTTCTCATGGTGCACCGGGCTGCTGGATATAGATGAGACTCTGGTGATCCAGCAGCGCGGGGTGCGACTGTCAGACGGAGAAGAGAAG GATTTCTGCATTGCATTTCCTCTGTCCCAGATCGTTTTCACTGAAGAACAGGCGGGAGGTATTGGAAAAAG TGCTAAAATAGTTGTTCATCTCCATCCTGCAACTCCTAACAAGGAGCCTGGGCCTTACCAAACTAGTCGCTACTCCTACGTCAAGCTGTCCTTCAGAGAGCATGGTCAGATAGAG TTCCAACGACGATTGGCAGAGGAGCTAACACAAAGAAGATGGGAGCGTTTATCAGCATCAGCATCACCATCTATGCAAATGAACAAAGGCCCACAG ACTGGGAGAATCAAGGCAGTGGGAATTGTTGGCATAGAGAGGAAACtggaagaaaaaagaaaggagaCTGACAAAAACATTTCCGAG GCCTTTGAAGACCTCAGCAAGTTGATGGAAAAG GCAAAGGAAATGGTGGAGCTGTCTAAATCAATAGCTACCAAGATTAAAGATAAACAAGGGGACATTTCAGAGGACGAG ACAATTCGGTTTAAGTCGTATTTGCTGAGCATGGGAATAGCCAATCCAGTCACACGGGAAACTCATGGATCTGGCACGCACTATCATATGCAACTGGCAAAGCAGCTGGCGACAATGTTACAGGCTCCATTGGAG GAGCGAGGGGGCATAATGTCCCTAACAGAAGTTTACTGCTTAGTTAATCGCGCCAGAGGAATGGAG TTGCTGTCACCAGAGGATTTGGTCAATGCCTGCAAAATGCTGGAATCTCTTAAACTCCCAATAAG GCTTCGTGTGTTTGATAGCGGAGTTATGGTGATCGAACACCAGTCCCATAATGAAGAGGAAATGGTGGCTTCTGCTTTAGAAACG GTTTCAGAAAAAGGCTCACTTACCTCTGAAGAATTTGCCAAGATTGTTGGAATGTCAGTTCTTCTGGCCAAAGAGAG GCTGCTTCTTGCAGAAAACATGGGACACCTTTGTAGAGATGACTCGGTAGAAGGCTTGCGCTTTTATCCAAACCTGTTTTTGACACAGAGTTAG